Within Crassostrea angulata isolate pt1a10 chromosome 2, ASM2561291v2, whole genome shotgun sequence, the genomic segment GATGGTAATTCATCAGAAAGGGTTCTTTTAAGACAGAAATTGGATGCATTAAAATTCAAACTGTCCAACTTTTCAACACTTGTGAAATCAGACTTTATACATGGTCTATCTGATgatgtcaattattatgtaGTTCAGCATGTAGAAAACATTTTTACACctgaaaacattttataaaactgTCCAATTTGGTCATATGATGTTGCAGATCAAATTTCAAatgttataaatgaaatatttggcGATGATATGTACAATGTCATAGATACTGATGATGAAAAAATTTTTTAGTTCCTCTCTGAACGTGTATgctttttattatgaaaaagaaGAGATTGCGAGTTTTATAATTAATGAACATGTATATCctccaaatatttaaaaaaaaattaaacaatataaacactagatttcatttctttaattgCGTGCTTACATGACATATCCTCATATGGTTTCGAAAGACAGTCtctctttttgtttacataaccaCTTGTGCAAATCTACTACGTTTATTCTTGAAAACATGtcacaaaaagttttaaaatttttatattttctccCTGGAATATAACTGAACACATTTCCAGCAGACATCTCATTCACCATAAGAACAATGTCGTTGTTGGTACGGGCTGGGCGAGTGGTGCCAGATTTTTTCAGGCCAGacttttcaattaaattttccCTAATCTCATCCTGAATTTGGAGAGTTAATGCTGTTTTTCGGGCACTTTCATAAGTTACATTGGATCCTTGGGATTGCAGCTTTGCTTTAAGGCGAAAAACTAAAATCTCTACCAAATTATCATTGGGAATGTTATGACCTGCTCCTCCTTTTAAGTTGGTAGTGCAGTTCCCTTTGTACTCGTACGCTTCTCTCGGACTAAGCAAGCAGTGATAATTTGCTAAAAATCTGAATAGCCATAATTGGTATTTTGTGTGATGTCCGATCCCTGAGAGAAGCATTTGAAATTTAGAATTGTTCATAATTCTATTACCATCTCCGAGTTGATAGGCATCACTAGTGTCTCTAAGTAAAAGAGCGCATTTCATAAATGATGCCCTATAAAGGGCGACTCGATCAAGATTTTCACCAGCATCTTGGTTCTGTTGATACAGCTGCCACTCGTTTTCTCTTACAAGGTGATTTTTCAAATGTCCAAGTGTCTTGTAAGGTCGCCGACATTCAACACATGAGTATTTTCCTTCACCTGCATCAAACATGTCCTTGATTTTCTGCTCCTGCATATCAAGTTCTTCAGAAGTGTGTTCCAAGGTGTGCAGTTCTAAGGggaaaaatttgattaattataaACCATGTCACTTTATATCAATTCCTATTACCGTAAAAGATTACATGCATTTCATCATACAGGATTCTAATTCTTCACTTTATAGAAAAAGCATGtaccatatatatacataccaTTTTCCAGATTGATATACTTCCTCTGTATTTC encodes:
- the LOC128172702 gene encoding uncharacterized protein LOC128172702; this encodes MQEQKIKDMFDAGEGKYSCVECRRPYKTLGHLKNHLVRENEWQLYQQNQDAGENLDRVALYRASFMKCALLLRDTSDAYQLGDGNRIMNNSKFQMLLSGIGHHTKYQLWLFRFLANYHCLLSPREAYEYKGNCTTNLKGGAGHNIPNDNLVEILVFRLKAKLQSQGSNVTYESARKTALTLQIQDEIRENLIEKSGLKKSGTTRPARTNNDIVLMVNEMSAGNVFSYIPGRKYKNFKTFCDMFSRINVVDLHKWLCKQKERLSFETI